In Hyalangium gracile, the genomic window ACACAACGTCCGGGCTCCTCGCGCCTTTCTGGTGCGCCGGGGCTGTTCTGTCGCTGTCCATGACTCCTGGCGTGTCCAGGTGCCCGGACTGGGGGAGGAGTCCCGCCGGATCAGCACCCCGGGGCGCGAGAGGGGGTGATCAGCAGCCGCGCCTCCAACTCGGGCGGGAGCGTGGCGAAGTCCGGAGCTACGAAGTGGGCGCCCGCCTCCCGAAGCACCTCGGGGGGCGTGGTCGTGGTGATGCCCACCGCCGTCATCCCCGCCGAGCGCGCCGCGAGGATGCCGTTCACCGCGTCCTCGAAGACGACGCAGGAGGCGGGGTCCACCTCGAGGAACCGCGCGGCGGAGAGGAAGATGTCCGGTGCGGGCTTGCCCCGGGTCACCTCCTCGGCCCCGACGACGCGGGAGAAGAGGGAGCGGATGCCCAGCCCGTCGAGCACCAGCCGGCGATTCTCGGTGGGCGCGGCCGTGGCGACGGCGAGGCGGGCCCCGGCGCCTCGGAGGCGGGCGATGAAGGCCTCGGCCCCGCGCATGAGCGAGAGGTGAGGGGAGTAGAGGCTGCGGTAGTGGGTCTCCTTCTCCTCGGCCAGCCGGGTCAGCTCCTCGGGAGCCACGGGCCGGCCGAGCAGGACGGGGAGGATCTCCTCGTTCTTCTTCCCGGCGAACTCCCGCTCGAACCGCTCCGCAGTGGCGTCCACCCCCAGGCGCTGGGAGAGGGCCACCCACGCCTCGGAGTGGTAGCGCATGTTGTCGACGAGGGTCCCGTCCATATCGAAGATGACGGCGTGCAGGAGCGCGGGCAGGGTCATGCCCCCCCATTACCGCGTCTGTCCCCCTACGTGGACCCAGATCAGCTCCGTGTAACGAAACTGTAAAAGCCCAATATCCTTGAAAATGTCACCCCATCCGCTTAAGGAGCAAAACCGGAAAACCGCCTGTGCGGTGGGATCCCATACAAGGACTGGGGGACTGCATGAAGCGATGTCACAGAGAAGCCCTGCTGGGCGCTGTGCTTTTGAGCGCGGTGGGGTGTGGAGCGCCTGAGGAGGCGAAGCAGGGCCAGGGTGGCCCGAAGGTGACGCTGCAGCAGCTGGCGACGGATCCGGACTTCGTGGTGACGAAGGTGTCCGCGCCCACGAGCGCCACGCCGGGCAGCACGTTCCAGACGACGGTGGAGGTCTGCAACCGGGGCGGGTCGGGGAGCGGGGTGGACGTGAACCTCTACTTCTCGGATGACGGCGCCATCTCCCCGTCGGATTTCTGGGTGGAGAGCCTCTACGTGGCCTACCTGAGCCCCGGCCAGTGCCAGCGCGAGAGCCTCTGGATCTCCGCGTCCGTGCCCATGGACGGGCCCTGGTACCTGGGGGCGTACGCGGACCCCTACGGCAGCCAGCTCGAGGACAACGAGGACAACAACGGCCTGGCCAGTCCGGTCATGGGCATCGGCTACGGCGCGGACTTCGTCATCACCTCGGTGACGGGCCCGGACAGCGCGACGATCGGCGCCCCGATGACCGTTCAGGTCACGGTGTGCAACCGCGGCACGGAGCCGGACTCCACGGACGTGGAGCTGTACCTGTCCGAGGATGAGTTCATCTACCCCAACACCTCGCCCGGGCCGTACGAGGACTCCTATGTGGGCGACGCCCAGGTCGACTACCTGTTCCCTGGGCAGTGCCGAACGGTCCCCGTGTTCGGCCCCGCCAACCTCCCCAACTATCCCATGGTGGAGGGGGCGTATTACCTGGGCGCGGTGGTCGATCCGGATGGCAACCAGCAGGAGCTGATCGAGGACAACAACGCGCTGGCGGGCTACCGGATGGGCGTGGGGCACGGGCCGGACTTCGTCATCCAGTCGGTGACGGGGCCCTCCGGCGCGGACGAGGGCCAGCCGATCTCCACGAAGGTGACGGTGTGCAACCGCGGCACGCAGCCGGACTCCACCGAAGTGGCGGTGTACCTGTCCGTGGATGACAGCATCAACCCCGGCGACCCGCCGGGGCCTGCCGAGGACCTCTTCGTGGGCATGGCTTCCACCGACACCCTCCATCCGGGGCAGTGCCGGGCGGTGTCCGTGAACGGCCCCGCTCATGCGCCCGAGCCGGGCTTCGAGGGCCCGTACTACGTGGGCGCCGTGGCCGACCCGAATGGCAACCAGGAGGAGCTGATCGAGGACAACAACGCGCTCGCGGGCTATCGGATCGGCCTGGGGCATGGCCCCGACTTCGTCGTCACCTCCGTGACGGGCCCTGCCAGCGCGGGGTTCGGCGCGCCGATCACCGCGCGGGTGACGGTATGCAACCGCGGCACGCAGCCTGGCTCCACGGAGGTGGAGGCGCTCCTGTCCGCCGATGACGTCATTCGCGCCCACGTGTCGCAGGGCCCGGCCGAGGACTATCCGCTGGGCTCGGCGCACACGGACGTCCTCCCGCCGGGGCAGTGCGCGACGCTCTCCGTGAATGGCGGCGCCTATGCGCCTCCGCCGTTCACCTGGGGGCCGTACTTCCTGGGCGCGGTGACGGATCCGTACGGCAGCCAGGAGGAGCTGATCGAGGACAACAACGCGCTCGCGGGCTATCGGATCGGCCTGGGGGATGAACCCGACTTCGTCGTCACCTCGGTGACGGGGCCTGCCAGCGCTCCGCATTCCCATCACTTCGTCGCGCAGGTGACGGTGTGCAACCGCGGCACGCGGCAGGGCTCCACGGAGGTGGAGACCTACGTGTCCGCGGATGACGTCATCCGATCCCACGCGCCGCCGGCCTATCCCGAGGACTATCCCATGGGCTCGGCCTACGTCGACAGCCTGTATCCCGGGCAGTGCCGCACGGTGCCCGTGGAAGGCGGAGCCTATGTGCCTCCGCCTGGGAACTCGGGCCCGTACTACGTGGGCGCGGTGGTGGATCCGCGCGACGAGGATGAGGAGCTGATCGAGGACAACAACGCGAACGCGGGCTACCGGATGGGCGTGGGGTATGGCCCCGACTTCGTCGTCACCTCCGTGACGGGCCCCGCCAGCGCGCAGTTCGGCCAGTCAATCACCGCGCAGGTGACGGTGTGCAATCGCGGCACGGAGCCGGGCTCCACGGAGGTGGAGGCGTACCTGTCCGAGGACGAGACCATCCGTGCCAACCTGCCGCCGTACTATTACTCCGAGGACTACCTCCTGGGCTGGACCTACGTCGACTTCCTGCATCCCGGGCAGTGCCGGACGGTCCCCGTGGAGGGCAACGCCTATCCGGCTCCGCCAGGCTTCGAGGGGGCGTACTACCTGGGCGCGGTGGTGGATGCGCAGGGCACCGAGCAGGAGCTGATCGAGGACAACAACGCGCTC contains:
- a CDS encoding HAD family hydrolase, coding for MTLPALLHAVIFDMDGTLVDNMRYHSEAWVALSQRLGVDATAERFEREFAGKKNEEILPVLLGRPVAPEELTRLAEEKETHYRSLYSPHLSLMRGAEAFIARLRGAGARLAVATAAPTENRRLVLDGLGIRSLFSRVVGAEEVTRGKPAPDIFLSAARFLEVDPASCVVFEDAVNGILAARSAGMTAVGITTTTPPEVLREAGAHFVAPDFATLPPELEARLLITPSRAPGC